One genomic segment of Canis lupus baileyi chromosome 9, mCanLup2.hap1, whole genome shotgun sequence includes these proteins:
- the CGRRF1 gene encoding cell growth regulator with RING finger domain protein 1 isoform X2 translates to MRQVKNPFGLEITNPSSASISTGITLTTDCLEDSLLTCYWGCSVQKLYEALQKHFYCFRISTPQALEDALYSEYLYQEQYFIKKDSKEEIYCQLPRDTKIEDFGTVPRSRYPLVALLTLADEDDREIYDIISMVSVIHIPDKTYKLSCRILYQYLLLAQGQFHDLKQLFMSANNNSTPSSNPSPEEKSIDQSLLEKAGLSESEVEPPEENSKDCVVCQNGSVNWVLLPCRHTCLCDGCVRYFQQCPMCRQFVQESFTLCSQKEQEKDQQKAL, encoded by the exons atgagaCAAGTCAAGAATCCTTTTGGCTTAGAGATCACTAATCCATCTTCAGCTTCGATTTCAA CTGGCATAACTTTGACAACAGATTGCCTAGAAGATAGCCTCCTTACATGCTATTGGGGGTGCAGTGTTCAAAAATTATATGAAGCTCTGCAAAAGCACTTTTATTGCTTCCGAATAAGCACTCCCCAAGCACTGGAAGATGCTCTGTATAGTGAATATCTCTATCAAGAACAGTATTT tattaaaaaggacagcaaagaagaaatatattgcCAGTTACCAAGAGATACTAAAATCGAAGACTTTGGTACAGTACCCAGATCTCGCTATCCATTGGTAGCACTTTTGACCCTAGCTGATGAGGATGACCGAGAAATTTATGATATT atttccaTGGTATCAGTAATTCATATTCCGGATAAGACTTATAAACTTTCCTGTAGAATATTGTATCAATATTTACTCCTGGCTCAAGGTCAATTTCATGATCTTAAG caaCTTTTCATGTCTGCAAATAATAATTCCACTCCCTCCAGCAATCCCTCCCCAGAAGAAAAAAGCATAGACCAAAGTTTGCTGGAAAAGGCTGGGCTGTCTGAAAGTGAAGTGGAGCCTCCTGAAGAGAACAGCAAGGACTGTGTTGTTTGCCAGAACGGGAGTGTGAACTGGGTGCTCCTGCCGTGTAGACACACGTGCTTGTGTGATGGCTGTGTTAGGTATTTTCAGCAGTGCCCAATGTGCAGGCAATTTGTTCAGGAATCTTTTACGCTTTGCAGTcaaaaggagcaagagaaagacCAACAGAAAGCTCTTTGA
- the CGRRF1 gene encoding cell growth regulator with RING finger domain protein 1 isoform X1, with the protein MAAVFLVTLYEYSPLFYIAVVFTCFIVTTGLVLGWFGWDVPVILRNSEETQFNTRVFKKQMRQVKNPFGLEITNPSSASISTGITLTTDCLEDSLLTCYWGCSVQKLYEALQKHFYCFRISTPQALEDALYSEYLYQEQYFIKKDSKEEIYCQLPRDTKIEDFGTVPRSRYPLVALLTLADEDDREIYDIISMVSVIHIPDKTYKLSCRILYQYLLLAQGQFHDLKQLFMSANNNSTPSSNPSPEEKSIDQSLLEKAGLSESEVEPPEENSKDCVVCQNGSVNWVLLPCRHTCLCDGCVRYFQQCPMCRQFVQESFTLCSQKEQEKDQQKAL; encoded by the exons ATGGCTGCGGTGTTTTTGGTTACGCTGTATGAGTATTCGCCGCTTTTCTACATCGCGGTGGTCTTTACCTGCTTCATCGTGACCACCGGCCTGGTATTGGGATG gtttgGTTGGGATGTTCCAGTAATTCTGAGAAATTCAGAAGAGACCCAGTTCAACACAAGagttttcaaaaagcaaatgagaCAAGTCAAGAATCCTTTTGGCTTAGAGATCACTAATCCATCTTCAGCTTCGATTTCAA CTGGCATAACTTTGACAACAGATTGCCTAGAAGATAGCCTCCTTACATGCTATTGGGGGTGCAGTGTTCAAAAATTATATGAAGCTCTGCAAAAGCACTTTTATTGCTTCCGAATAAGCACTCCCCAAGCACTGGAAGATGCTCTGTATAGTGAATATCTCTATCAAGAACAGTATTT tattaaaaaggacagcaaagaagaaatatattgcCAGTTACCAAGAGATACTAAAATCGAAGACTTTGGTACAGTACCCAGATCTCGCTATCCATTGGTAGCACTTTTGACCCTAGCTGATGAGGATGACCGAGAAATTTATGATATT atttccaTGGTATCAGTAATTCATATTCCGGATAAGACTTATAAACTTTCCTGTAGAATATTGTATCAATATTTACTCCTGGCTCAAGGTCAATTTCATGATCTTAAG caaCTTTTCATGTCTGCAAATAATAATTCCACTCCCTCCAGCAATCCCTCCCCAGAAGAAAAAAGCATAGACCAAAGTTTGCTGGAAAAGGCTGGGCTGTCTGAAAGTGAAGTGGAGCCTCCTGAAGAGAACAGCAAGGACTGTGTTGTTTGCCAGAACGGGAGTGTGAACTGGGTGCTCCTGCCGTGTAGACACACGTGCTTGTGTGATGGCTGTGTTAGGTATTTTCAGCAGTGCCCAATGTGCAGGCAATTTGTTCAGGAATCTTTTACGCTTTGCAGTcaaaaggagcaagagaaagacCAACAGAAAGCTCTTTGA